The following are encoded in a window of Saccharothrix longispora genomic DNA:
- a CDS encoding DivIVA domain-containing protein encodes MAGFDARQHTPAHPAPLLGAQDLRQVAFHRPPPGQPGYDEAQVDAFLDRIEDTLLGRDDVTEDDVRRARFRPARPGYHAAEVDAFMDLVADTLGSTPQRRQATAPAQGAHATSTGMRPAAPRLTPQDVRGVRFHKPRPGNRGYHEGEIDAFLDRIENTLAGRDTLTALEVQEQQFSHAPPGRIGYDEDDVDTFLDLVVVTLERTPPPVGPAVRPPARTPSGRIPPPASRPIAAPTRVPPVTSAPPTGPTGSTTATTPPPPIPARPRQGPGTRPLTARDVRTAAFGKPPRGRRGYQESQVDRFLDRVENTLLGQDDLTAREVREVRFSRPMFGRRGYDETEVDAFLARVEKQLGDGPLPPDELPPITSWKQLRRLKIPLAGPAARGYRTSQVDRVLEEVGIALDGMVGATSAEVAKTRFTQSIMAGQGYDTAFVDELMPLLAAELRRRGV; translated from the coding sequence GTGGCCGGGTTCGACGCGCGCCAGCACACCCCCGCACACCCGGCGCCGCTGTTGGGCGCGCAGGACCTGCGGCAGGTCGCCTTCCACCGCCCGCCCCCGGGTCAGCCGGGCTACGACGAGGCGCAGGTGGACGCCTTCCTCGACCGCATCGAGGACACGCTGCTGGGCCGGGACGACGTGACCGAGGACGACGTGCGCCGGGCGCGGTTCAGACCCGCGCGGCCCGGCTACCACGCGGCCGAGGTCGACGCGTTCATGGACCTCGTCGCGGACACCCTCGGCTCGACCCCGCAGCGGAGGCAGGCCACCGCGCCCGCGCAGGGCGCGCACGCCACGTCGACCGGGATGCGCCCCGCCGCGCCGCGGCTGACCCCGCAGGACGTGCGCGGCGTGCGGTTCCACAAGCCCAGACCGGGCAACCGCGGTTACCACGAGGGCGAGATCGACGCGTTCCTCGACCGGATCGAGAACACCCTGGCGGGCCGCGACACGCTGACCGCGCTGGAGGTGCAGGAGCAGCAGTTCAGCCACGCCCCGCCCGGTCGGATCGGGTACGACGAGGACGACGTGGACACGTTCCTCGACCTGGTCGTCGTCACCCTGGAGCGCACCCCGCCGCCCGTCGGGCCCGCGGTCCGCCCGCCGGCGCGCACACCTTCCGGCCGCATCCCACCGCCCGCCTCGCGGCCGATCGCGGCCCCGACCCGGGTCCCACCGGTCACGTCGGCCCCGCCGACCGGCCCGACCGGTTCGACCACGGCGACCACCCCGCCACCGCCGATCCCCGCCCGTCCCCGCCAGGGCCCGGGAACCCGCCCGCTGACCGCGCGCGACGTCCGCACCGCCGCGTTCGGCAAACCGCCCCGCGGTCGCCGCGGCTACCAGGAGTCGCAGGTCGACCGGTTCCTGGACCGCGTCGAGAACACCCTCCTGGGCCAGGACGACCTGACCGCCCGCGAGGTCCGCGAGGTCCGCTTCAGCCGCCCGATGTTCGGCCGGCGCGGCTACGACGAGACCGAGGTCGACGCCTTCCTGGCCCGGGTGGAGAAGCAGCTGGGCGACGGCCCCCTCCCGCCCGACGAGCTGCCCCCGATCACGTCGTGGAAGCAGCTGCGCCGGCTGAAGATCCCCTTGGCGGGCCCCGCGGCGCGCGGTTACCGCACCTCCCAGGTGGACCGGGTGCTGGAGGAGGTCGGCATCGCCCTGGACGGCATGGTCGGCGCGACCTCGGCCGAGGTGGCGAAGACCAGGTTCACCCAGTCGATCATGGCGGGACAGGGCTACGACACCGCGTTCGTCGACGAGCTGATGCCGCTCCTGGCCGCCGAACTCCGCCGCCGGGGCGTCTGA
- a CDS encoding ABC-F family ATP-binding cassette domain-containing protein, with product MANLVNLENVSKSFGVRPLLDGVSLGVGEGDRIGVVGLNGGGKTTLLEVLAGLAEPDEGRVSQNRGLRMAVVTQRTELGEGSTVRNAVLDPLGYGADDHEWAADARVRSILDGLGITGFGLDSPVATMSGGERRRVALAAALVQDLDLVVLDEPTNHLDVEGVRWLADHLLTRRTALVVVTHDRWFLDTVCTRTWEVVGGRVEQYEGGYADWTFARAERGRLADTLEEKRRNLARKELAWLRRGAPARTSKPRYRIEAAEALISDVPPPRDSVELMAFAKRRLGRTVLELEDATLTVPDRVLVRDLTWRIGPGDRVGIVGVNGSGKTTLLRALAGERELEAGRRIQGQTVKLAHLSQELHDLDPSLRVLEAVEEIARRVVLGKQEISASQLAERFGFSSQKQWTPVGDLSGGERRRLQLCRLLMAEPNVLLLDEPTNDLDIDTLQQLEDLLDSWPGTLVVISHDRYLVERVCDHVVALFGEGGLTDLPGGIDEYLRRRDAQKEAQVPVTAQKAASTSNAADQRAARKELARLERRLETLQKKEKDLHAKLAEAATDPDRLLALDAELRAVLAEAEDVEGQWLAAAETAEG from the coding sequence CTTGGAGAACGTCTCCAAGTCGTTCGGCGTTCGCCCGCTGCTCGACGGCGTGTCCCTGGGTGTCGGTGAGGGTGACCGCATCGGCGTCGTCGGCCTCAACGGCGGCGGAAAGACGACGCTGCTGGAGGTGCTGGCGGGCCTCGCCGAACCGGACGAGGGGCGCGTCAGCCAGAACCGCGGGCTGCGCATGGCCGTGGTCACGCAGCGCACCGAGCTGGGCGAGGGGTCCACGGTGCGCAACGCCGTGCTCGACCCGCTCGGGTACGGCGCCGACGACCACGAGTGGGCCGCCGACGCGCGGGTCCGGTCCATCCTCGACGGCCTCGGCATCACCGGCTTCGGCCTGGACTCGCCGGTCGCCACCATGTCCGGCGGCGAGCGGCGGCGCGTGGCCCTGGCGGCGGCGCTGGTGCAGGACCTCGACCTCGTGGTGCTGGACGAGCCGACCAACCACCTCGACGTGGAGGGCGTGCGCTGGCTGGCCGACCACCTGCTGACCCGGCGCACGGCGCTCGTCGTCGTCACCCACGACCGGTGGTTCCTGGACACCGTGTGCACCCGCACGTGGGAGGTCGTCGGCGGGCGCGTCGAGCAGTACGAGGGCGGGTACGCCGACTGGACGTTCGCCCGCGCCGAGCGCGGTCGCCTCGCCGACACGCTGGAGGAGAAGCGCCGCAACCTGGCCCGCAAGGAGCTGGCGTGGCTGCGCCGCGGCGCGCCGGCGCGCACGTCCAAGCCGCGCTACCGCATCGAGGCCGCCGAGGCGCTGATCTCCGACGTCCCGCCGCCGCGCGACTCGGTCGAGCTGATGGCGTTCGCCAAGCGCCGCCTGGGCCGCACCGTGCTGGAGCTGGAGGACGCGACCCTCACCGTGCCGGACCGGGTGCTGGTGCGCGACCTGACGTGGCGGATCGGCCCCGGCGACCGGGTCGGCATCGTCGGCGTGAACGGGTCGGGCAAGACGACGCTGCTGCGCGCGCTCGCCGGTGAGCGGGAGCTGGAGGCCGGCAGGCGCATCCAGGGCCAGACGGTGAAGCTCGCGCACCTGAGCCAGGAGCTGCACGACCTCGACCCGTCGCTGCGGGTGCTGGAGGCCGTGGAGGAGATCGCCCGGCGGGTCGTGCTGGGCAAGCAGGAGATCTCGGCGTCGCAGCTCGCCGAGCGGTTCGGGTTCTCGTCGCAGAAGCAGTGGACGCCGGTCGGCGACCTGTCCGGTGGCGAGCGGCGGCGGTTGCAGCTGTGCCGGCTGCTGATGGCCGAGCCGAACGTGCTGCTGCTCGACGAGCCGACCAACGACCTGGACATCGACACCCTCCAGCAGCTGGAGGACCTGCTCGACTCGTGGCCGGGGACGCTCGTCGTCATCTCCCACGACCGGTACCTGGTCGAGCGCGTGTGCGACCACGTGGTGGCGCTCTTCGGCGAGGGCGGGCTGACCGACCTGCCGGGCGGCATCGACGAGTACCTGCGGCGGCGGGACGCGCAGAAGGAGGCGCAGGTCCCGGTCACGGCGCAGAAGGCGGCGTCCACGTCGAACGCGGCCGACCAGCGCGCGGCGCGCAAGGAGCTGGCCCGGCTGGAGCGGCGGCTGGAGACGTTGCAGAAGAAGGAGAAGGACCTGCACGCGAAGCTCGCCGAGGCCGCCACCGACCCCGACCGCCTGCTGGCCCTGGACGCCGAGCTGCGCGCCGTGCTGGCCGAGGCGGAGGACGTCGAGGGCCAGTGGCTGGCGGCCGCGGAGACCGCCGAGGGCTGA
- a CDS encoding DUF3626 domain-containing protein: protein MTARSTGPPLDRAVRVTLNFHPERVVPGLVDGGAYVSQFVTGTSSGGLTAFEGGDRWRWESRMFGGAYDSAAAHERPVYGGLNFRLSPYGASPRFGSSHLRLKPDVPRRTTFCYPDSVTEPEHFGVADRMALIALALADQRDPLDDYVEAHVHGGVSVETDAEALVLDPSHRGTPVEEAALRLPCPVEWHPGFHLHVDELRRHPDFRGPEFVALGERIAVDGVLTPKVVGDNAGRHHPQDLKKVWHLLARFGRRTP from the coding sequence GTGACCGCGCGGTCGACCGGTCCGCCGCTCGACCGCGCGGTGCGCGTCACCCTGAACTTCCACCCCGAACGAGTGGTTCCCGGGTTGGTGGACGGTGGCGCGTACGTGTCGCAGTTCGTGACCGGGACGAGCAGCGGCGGCCTGACCGCGTTCGAGGGCGGTGACCGGTGGCGGTGGGAGAGCCGCATGTTCGGCGGCGCCTACGACTCGGCCGCCGCCCACGAGAGACCGGTGTACGGGGGCCTGAACTTCCGGCTGAGCCCGTACGGGGCGTCACCACGCTTCGGATCGTCACACCTGCGGCTGAAACCTGACGTCCCGAGGCGTACTACGTTCTGCTACCCGGACAGCGTGACCGAGCCCGAGCACTTCGGCGTCGCCGACCGCATGGCGCTCATCGCCCTCGCCCTGGCCGACCAGCGCGACCCCCTCGACGACTACGTCGAGGCACACGTGCACGGCGGGGTGTCGGTCGAGACCGACGCGGAGGCCCTCGTGCTCGACCCGAGCCATCGGGGCACCCCCGTCGAGGAGGCCGCGCTGCGCCTGCCCTGCCCGGTCGAGTGGCACCCCGGGTTCCACCTGCACGTGGACGAACTGCGCCGCCACCCGGACTTCCGCGGTCCGGAGTTCGTGGCGCTGGGGGAGCGCATCGCCGTGGACGGCGTGCTGACGCCGAAGGTCGTCGGCGACAACGCGGGCCGCCACCACCCGCAGGACCTCAAGAAGGTCTGGCACCTGCTGGCCCGGTTCGGGCGGCGCACCCCCTGA
- a CDS encoding ribose-phosphate diphosphokinase, translating into MAGTPKKNLMLFGGRAYPELTEQVAKHLNVSVTPQSAYDFANGEIFVRFEESVRGCDAFVIQSHCAPINQWLMEQLIMVDALKRASAKRITVIMPFYPYARQDKKHRGREPISARLVADLFKTAGADRLVAVDLHTAQIQGFFDGPVDHLWAMPLLAEHIRAKYAGHDITVVSPDAGRTKLAEKWADTLGGTPIAFIHKTRDPLRPNEVVANRVVGQVQDRLCVVIDDMIDTGGTITKAVEQLLAEGASDVVIAATHPVLSGPAVERLQDCGAREVVFTDTLPIPAEKRFEAMTVLPIAPLLARVIQEVFEDGSVTSLFDGNA; encoded by the coding sequence ATGGCCGGGACACCCAAGAAGAACCTGATGCTCTTCGGCGGTCGCGCCTACCCGGAGCTGACCGAGCAGGTCGCCAAGCACCTGAACGTCTCCGTCACGCCGCAGTCGGCGTACGACTTCGCCAACGGCGAGATCTTCGTGCGGTTCGAGGAGAGCGTGCGCGGCTGCGACGCGTTCGTCATCCAGTCCCACTGCGCGCCCATCAACCAGTGGCTGATGGAGCAGCTGATCATGGTGGACGCGCTGAAGCGCGCCTCGGCCAAGCGCATCACCGTGATCATGCCGTTCTACCCCTACGCGCGGCAGGACAAGAAGCACCGGGGCCGCGAGCCGATCTCCGCGCGCCTGGTCGCCGACCTGTTCAAGACCGCCGGGGCCGACCGCCTCGTCGCGGTCGACCTGCACACCGCCCAGATCCAGGGCTTCTTCGACGGCCCGGTGGACCACCTGTGGGCCATGCCGCTGCTCGCGGAGCACATCCGCGCCAAGTACGCGGGCCACGACATCACCGTGGTCTCGCCGGACGCGGGCCGCACCAAGCTCGCCGAGAAGTGGGCCGACACGCTGGGCGGCACGCCCATCGCGTTCATCCACAAGACCCGCGACCCGCTGCGCCCGAACGAGGTCGTCGCGAACCGCGTGGTCGGCCAGGTCCAGGACCGGCTGTGCGTGGTCATCGACGACATGATCGACACCGGCGGCACGATCACCAAGGCCGTGGAGCAGCTCCTCGCCGAGGGCGCGTCGGACGTCGTCATCGCGGCCACCCACCCGGTGCTGTCCGGCCCGGCCGTGGAGCGGTTGCAGGACTGCGGCGCCCGCGAGGTCGTGTTCACCGACACCCTCCCGATCCCGGCCGAGAAGCGCTTCGAGGCGATGACCGTGCTGCCGATCGCCCCGCTGCTGGCCCGCGTGATCCAGGAGGTCTTCGAGGACGGCTCGGTGACCTCCCTGTTCGACGGCAACGCCTGA
- the glmU gene encoding bifunctional UDP-N-acetylglucosamine diphosphorylase/glucosamine-1-phosphate N-acetyltransferase GlmU yields the protein MLEGVPTPVSTIVLAAGEGTRMRSATPKVLHRIAGRSLVEHAVRAASGTDPDHLAVVVGHGRAAVADHLDGLSAALDRKVTVAVQDEQKGTGHAVGCGLAELPADLGGTVVVTYGDVPLLDADTLRALLAEHGGQGNAVTVLTAVVGDPTGYGRIVRSASGEVEAIVEQKDASEEQRAITEVNSGVYAFDAAVLRDGLSRLSTDNAQGELYLTDVLTIARSDGRRVGALVTPDAWLVEGVNDRVQLARLGAELNRRLVERAMRSGVTVVDPATTWLDADVRVGRDALIEPGVQLRAGTVVGEGAVVGPDTTLSGCAVGAGASVVRTHGSGAEIGEGASVGPFAFLRPGTRLGENGKIGTFVEVKNSDIGAGSKVPHLSYLGDTTVGEHSNIGAASVTVNYDGVNKHRTTIGSHCRTGSDNMFVAPVTIGDGAYTGAGTVVRRDVPPGALAVSGGPQRNLEGWVLSRRGGTASAEAAERARASENGNGTTDEGR from the coding sequence ATGCTTGAGGGTGTCCCCACCCCGGTCAGCACGATCGTCCTCGCAGCGGGTGAAGGCACCCGCATGCGCTCCGCCACCCCCAAGGTCCTGCACCGCATCGCCGGACGTTCCCTCGTGGAGCACGCGGTGCGCGCGGCCTCGGGGACCGATCCGGACCACCTGGCCGTCGTGGTCGGCCACGGCCGCGCCGCGGTCGCCGACCACCTCGACGGGCTGTCCGCCGCGCTGGACCGCAAGGTCACCGTCGCGGTGCAGGACGAGCAGAAGGGCACCGGGCACGCGGTGGGCTGCGGCCTCGCCGAACTGCCCGCCGACCTGGGCGGGACGGTCGTGGTGACCTACGGCGACGTGCCGCTGCTGGACGCGGACACCCTGCGCGCGCTGCTGGCCGAGCACGGCGGGCAGGGCAACGCGGTCACCGTGCTGACCGCCGTGGTGGGTGACCCGACCGGGTACGGGCGGATCGTGCGGTCGGCCTCGGGCGAGGTCGAGGCGATCGTCGAGCAGAAGGACGCGTCCGAGGAGCAGCGCGCGATCACCGAGGTCAACTCGGGCGTGTACGCCTTCGACGCGGCGGTGCTGCGCGACGGGCTGTCGCGGCTGTCGACCGACAACGCGCAGGGCGAGCTGTACCTGACCGACGTGCTGACCATCGCGCGGTCGGACGGCAGGCGCGTGGGCGCGCTCGTGACGCCCGACGCCTGGCTCGTGGAGGGCGTGAACGACCGCGTGCAGCTGGCCAGGCTGGGCGCGGAGCTGAACCGGCGGCTCGTCGAGCGGGCCATGCGCTCCGGCGTGACCGTGGTCGACCCGGCCACCACGTGGCTGGACGCGGACGTGCGGGTGGGCCGGGACGCGCTGATCGAGCCGGGCGTGCAGCTGCGCGCCGGGACGGTCGTCGGCGAGGGCGCGGTCGTGGGGCCGGACACCACGCTGAGCGGGTGCGCGGTCGGCGCGGGCGCGTCCGTGGTGCGCACGCACGGCTCCGGCGCGGAGATCGGCGAGGGCGCGTCCGTCGGCCCGTTCGCCTTCCTGCGGCCGGGCACGCGGCTGGGCGAGAACGGCAAGATCGGGACGTTCGTCGAGGTGAAGAACTCGGACATCGGCGCCGGTTCGAAGGTCCCCCACCTGAGCTACCTCGGCGACACCACGGTCGGCGAGCACTCGAACATCGGCGCGGCGAGCGTCACGGTGAACTACGACGGCGTGAACAAGCACCGGACCACGATCGGGTCCCACTGCCGCACCGGCTCGGACAACATGTTCGTGGCGCCGGTGACGATCGGCGACGGCGCCTACACCGGCGCCGGGACCGTGGTGCGGCGCGACGTGCCGCCGGGCGCGCTGGCCGTGTCGGGCGGTCCCCAGCGCAACCTGGAGGGCTGGGTGCTGTCCCGTCGGGGCGGCACCGCATCTGCGGAGGCGGCGGAGCGGGCGCGGGCGTCCGAGAATGGGAATGGCACAACCGATGAAGGGCGCTGA
- a CDS encoding 50S ribosomal protein L25/general stress protein Ctc, whose amino-acid sequence MSEVRLAAEQRTEFGKGAARRTRRAGKIPAVLYGHGSDPKHLALPALEFARVVREHGHNAVIALDIDSSSELALTKTVTTHPIKNYIEHVDLLLVQRGEKVTVEVPIVLTGEPAAATLLTQDLTTVQVEADALNIPEQIEYSIAGLAAGTQVHASDLLLPTGSTLATDPEAMVLAVNEAPSAAAMEGDTGEGAEPEATEEG is encoded by the coding sequence GTGTCCGAGGTCCGTCTCGCCGCAGAGCAGCGCACCGAGTTCGGCAAGGGCGCCGCCCGCCGCACCCGCCGCGCCGGCAAGATCCCCGCGGTGCTCTACGGCCACGGTTCCGACCCGAAGCACCTGGCCCTGCCGGCGCTCGAGTTCGCCCGTGTTGTCCGCGAGCACGGTCACAACGCTGTCATCGCCCTGGACATCGATTCGTCCAGCGAGCTTGCGCTGACCAAGACCGTCACCACCCACCCCATCAAGAACTACATCGAGCACGTCGACCTGCTGCTGGTGCAGCGGGGCGAGAAGGTCACCGTCGAGGTGCCCATCGTCCTCACCGGCGAGCCCGCCGCGGCGACCCTGCTCACGCAGGACCTCACCACGGTCCAGGTCGAGGCCGACGCGCTGAACATCCCCGAGCAGATCGAGTACTCGATCGCGGGCCTGGCGGCCGGCACCCAGGTGCACGCCTCCGACCTGCTGCTCCCCACGGGCTCGACCCTCGCCACCGACCCCGAGGCCATGGTGCTCGCGGTGAACGAGGCCCCGAGTGCCGCCGCCATGGAGGGCGACACGGGCGAGGGCGCCGAGCCCGAGGCCACCGAAGAAGGCTGA
- the pth gene encoding aminoacyl-tRNA hydrolase: MGDDVALVVGLGNPGPKYEGNRHNVGFMVLDELASRVGGKFKAHKGGAEVLEGRLAGRRVVLAKPRGYMNLSGGPVAGTANFYKVPPASIVVVHDELDLPFATVRLKLGGGENGHNGLRSITKSLGTKDYHRVRFGVDRPPGRMDPADYVLRDFSLVERKELAFELDRAADAVEALLELGLEAAQNKFH; the protein is encoded by the coding sequence GTGGGCGATGACGTGGCCCTGGTCGTCGGGTTGGGCAACCCCGGCCCCAAGTACGAGGGCAACCGGCACAACGTCGGCTTCATGGTCCTCGACGAGCTGGCTTCACGCGTTGGTGGGAAGTTCAAGGCCCACAAGGGCGGTGCCGAGGTGCTGGAGGGCCGCCTGGCCGGGCGTCGGGTCGTGCTGGCCAAGCCGCGCGGCTACATGAACCTCTCGGGCGGTCCGGTGGCGGGCACGGCGAACTTCTACAAGGTGCCGCCTGCGTCGATCGTCGTCGTGCACGACGAGCTGGACCTGCCGTTCGCCACCGTGCGGCTGAAGCTGGGCGGCGGCGAGAACGGCCACAACGGCCTGCGCTCGATCACCAAGTCGCTGGGCACCAAGGACTACCACCGGGTGCGGTTCGGCGTGGACCGCCCGCCGGGGCGGATGGACCCGGCCGACTACGTGCTGCGGGACTTCTCGCTGGTGGAGCGCAAGGAGCTGGCGTTCGAGCTGGACCGGGCGGCGGACGCGGTGGAGGCGCTGCTGGAGCTGGGCCTGGAAGCCGCCCAGAACAAGTTCCACTGA
- a CDS encoding DivIVA domain-containing protein, whose protein sequence is MPFPYLSPAQVRALRFPRRKSGRGYDPAQVDAFARQIADALAGRLVLRPEQVRSVAFTEIAGGYEQRAVDEFLTAAEHQLRSGHVPPTTLQTGDALLAVTLPKASNGYDRGEVDAFLGRAAAALDGRGRMSAAEVRHTRFSTTSGLRRGYQVRAVDTLLDELEQELRFRGR, encoded by the coding sequence GTGCCGTTCCCGTACCTGAGCCCCGCCCAGGTGCGCGCCCTGCGGTTCCCGCGCCGCAAGAGCGGCCGGGGGTACGACCCGGCGCAGGTCGACGCGTTCGCCCGGCAGATCGCGGACGCCCTCGCCGGACGGCTCGTGCTGCGGCCCGAGCAGGTGCGGTCGGTCGCGTTCACCGAGATCGCGGGCGGCTACGAGCAGCGCGCCGTGGACGAGTTCCTGACCGCCGCGGAGCACCAGCTGCGCTCCGGCCACGTGCCGCCGACCACGCTCCAGACCGGTGACGCGCTGCTCGCGGTGACGCTGCCGAAGGCGTCCAACGGCTACGATCGCGGCGAGGTCGACGCCTTCCTGGGCCGGGCCGCCGCGGCGCTGGACGGCCGGGGGCGGATGAGCGCGGCCGAGGTCCGCCACACCAGGTTCAGCACCACGTCGGGCCTCCGGCGCGGCTACCAGGTGCGGGCGGTCGACACCCTGTTGGACGAGCTGGAGCAGGAGTTGCGGTTCCGTGGGCGATGA
- a CDS encoding fatty acyl-AMP ligase, producing MSRFVDTMVATAVGAGGRERGMTTGEPGEPVRRSWAEVHERATRVAGALVAGGMTRGASVAVLAGDPAAIAPAVQAVWLAGGSTTMLHQPTARTDLAEWAEDTLRVLRMIDAELVLLGTPFDALSAVLDQHGVAYRRLDELDGEPLAAPVEVDEDMPALLQLTSGSTADPKAVRITHGNLWSNAEGMRVAAALDPGSDVMVSWLPLFHDMGMVGFLTVPMLLGIELVKVTPPDFLARPTLWPDLISRYGGTITAAPNFAYAIVARRMNGVDDGAFDLSALRLALNGAEPIDPVAVKAFTDAGARFGMPAECVLCAYGMAETTLGVAFAPLFSGLAVDWVDPGELEAGKRAVPVAPDTPNARAFPLNGPPLPGLEVQVVDESGAVRGEREVGQLRVRGEAVTPGYLTVDGPLATQDADGWLDTGDEGYLVDGQVVVCGRRKDVIIMGGRNIYPTDIERAALSVPGVRAGNAIAVRLDAGTRRERFAVVVESKLAGEDDAVKALSKEISARVVDAVGLRPFSVVVLKPGSLPKTPSGKLRRSSAASLVPAAG from the coding sequence ATGAGCCGGTTCGTGGACACGATGGTGGCAACCGCTGTGGGTGCCGGAGGACGTGAGCGGGGCATGACCACGGGGGAGCCGGGTGAGCCGGTCCGCCGCTCGTGGGCGGAGGTGCACGAGCGGGCGACCCGCGTGGCCGGGGCGCTCGTGGCCGGGGGGATGACGCGCGGCGCGTCCGTCGCGGTGCTCGCGGGAGACCCGGCGGCCATCGCGCCCGCCGTGCAGGCGGTGTGGCTGGCGGGTGGCAGCACGACGATGCTGCACCAGCCGACGGCCCGCACCGACCTCGCCGAGTGGGCCGAGGACACGCTGCGCGTGCTGCGCATGATCGACGCGGAGCTGGTGCTGCTCGGCACGCCGTTCGACGCCCTGTCCGCGGTGCTCGACCAGCACGGCGTGGCCTACCGCCGGCTCGACGAGCTGGACGGGGAGCCGCTGGCCGCGCCCGTCGAGGTCGACGAGGACATGCCCGCGCTGCTCCAGCTCACCAGCGGCTCCACCGCCGACCCGAAGGCCGTGCGCATCACCCACGGGAACCTCTGGTCCAACGCCGAGGGCATGCGGGTCGCCGCCGCGCTCGACCCGGGCAGCGACGTGATGGTGTCGTGGCTGCCGCTGTTCCACGACATGGGCATGGTCGGCTTCCTGACCGTCCCCATGCTGCTCGGCATCGAGCTGGTCAAGGTCACCCCGCCCGACTTCCTGGCCCGGCCCACGCTGTGGCCGGACCTGATCTCGCGCTACGGGGGCACCATCACCGCCGCGCCGAACTTCGCCTACGCCATCGTCGCCCGCCGCATGAACGGCGTGGACGACGGCGCGTTCGACCTGTCCGCGCTGCGCCTCGCGCTCAACGGGGCCGAGCCGATCGACCCGGTCGCGGTGAAGGCGTTCACCGACGCCGGCGCGCGGTTCGGGATGCCCGCCGAGTGCGTGCTGTGCGCGTACGGCATGGCCGAGACGACGCTGGGCGTGGCGTTCGCGCCGCTGTTCTCCGGCCTCGCCGTCGACTGGGTGGACCCGGGCGAGCTGGAGGCCGGCAAGCGGGCCGTGCCGGTCGCCCCGGACACCCCGAACGCGCGGGCGTTCCCGCTCAACGGACCGCCCCTGCCGGGCCTGGAGGTGCAGGTCGTCGACGAGTCGGGCGCGGTGCGCGGCGAGCGCGAGGTCGGGCAGCTGCGGGTGCGCGGTGAGGCGGTGACGCCCGGCTACCTGACCGTGGACGGGCCGCTGGCCACGCAGGACGCCGACGGCTGGCTCGACACCGGTGACGAGGGCTACCTGGTGGACGGCCAGGTCGTCGTGTGCGGGCGGCGCAAGGACGTGATCATCATGGGTGGCCGCAACATCTACCCGACCGACATCGAGCGGGCCGCGCTGTCCGTGCCCGGCGTGCGCGCGGGCAACGCGATCGCCGTGCGGCTGGACGCGGGCACCCGGCGCGAGCGGTTCGCCGTGGTCGTCGAGTCGAAGCTGGCCGGCGAGGACGACGCGGTGAAGGCGCTGTCCAAGGAGATCAGCGCGCGGGTCGTGGACGCGGTCGGGCTGCGGCCGTTCTCCGTGGTCGTGCTGAAGCCCGGCAGCCTGCCCAAGACGCCGTCCGGCAAGCTGCGCCGCTCGTCCGCCGCGTCCCTGGTGCCCGCCGCGGGGTGA
- a CDS encoding GNAT family N-acetyltransferase codes for MTSIEIRPARPDDLPAVAELRCRWEHESRGTRATPVEEFAPRFAQWAREHESTHRCAVAAADGHVVGMAWLAVLPRVPHGAAFDRASGDVQCVYVAPDHRGAGLGGRLVDAVLDQARALGLERVTVHSSERAVTAYARSGFAVSPRLLQVEFGHL; via the coding sequence GTGACGTCGATCGAGATCCGCCCCGCCCGCCCCGACGACCTGCCCGCCGTGGCCGAGCTGCGCTGCCGGTGGGAGCACGAGAGCCGGGGCACCCGGGCGACGCCCGTGGAGGAGTTCGCGCCCCGCTTCGCGCAGTGGGCCCGCGAGCACGAGTCGACCCACCGGTGCGCGGTCGCCGCCGCGGACGGCCACGTCGTCGGCATGGCGTGGCTCGCGGTCCTGCCCAGGGTGCCCCACGGGGCCGCGTTCGACCGGGCGAGCGGCGACGTGCAGTGCGTGTACGTGGCGCCCGACCACCGCGGCGCCGGGCTCGGCGGGCGGCTCGTCGACGCCGTCCTCGACCAGGCCCGCGCACTCGGGCTCGAACGGGTGACCGTGCACTCCAGCGAACGCGCCGTCACGGCGTACGCGCGCAGCGGCTTCGCGGTGTCCCCGCGCCTGCTCCAGGTCGAGTTCGGCCACCTCTGA